The sequence TATAAAACACGGAAATACTTGGAAGACGAAGTGGTAAACTTACTTTCAAGTTACCGAAGCAATTTAAGGTTATTTATATCTTACTTTCTTTCTGTCGCCTTAATTTTCTTCTCAACGTATCGACGAGTCGACGCTATTGCTTATCCTTAAAGACGAtgaatatgttaaatacgttaaaTGAGATTACTCATTACTAAGAttattgtctgttcgataaatCTTCGTTTGATTACGAATCTCTCGGTTCGCAACACGTATTTTTAACTCTCGTTTCCTTTATTCGTATATTGCAGCATGCGAGAACGCTAAATTGCGCATTGTCCGATAAAGTTTTACGATTTTACGTTAAGTTTCTCCTGCTAGTATTTTTCcgtcgtttttttcttttagcaAATTAATTCGTATGATATATTGTTTGTTTGGCTTCTCATCGTGTTTAACCAATCGATGACGTAAACTAAAATATTCCTAAGCTTGATTAAATGCAGGTGTACAAAAGTGTACACAGTTATTTGCAGTCTCATAAAACACTATCAATATTCTTACAATATTCATGATAAGGATTAATTACATTGTCATCATTGCTATATTTACTTGAATGCTTTTCGATATCACGACGATAAGGCCGCTAGTGTATCTCAAATGATCGTAAACCGAATTTCATAATATAACGCGACAAATCAAATTggcatattattattaatttaacttTCTAAAAATAACAATGATGAATAAAATCTCAAATTCTATCGTGTAATTCATTGAAAAAAAACCTGAAGCTATACCGGAACGGTACGTACTTCAAATCTTCGAACATATGATAAAGTaacgtaaaataatattttgcaaattatAAAGTTTCTTCATCTTCTCTCGGAAGGTTCGTTCCATTTTTGCTTCCATTTAGCGTGTTATCTgtaaatcgataaaaaaagaacaaatcaAATATGATGGATAGTCTCAAATGTACTCATTTACTAATGGAAAtctttttatgtaatttaCAGAATTCGTTCGGCAGACCGGATGACATTGTGGCGGCGGAAACTCTGGCGAACCATGTCCGCTGCAACAATTCGTTCGTGCACGCGGTGTTCCAAGCCCAGTTTCGGTCTAGCCTAACTTGCCCAAGATGTCACCGGCAGTCGAACACGTTCGACCCTTTCCTCTGCGTGTCAGTACCTGTACCGCAAAATCACCGCCAGATGAACCTTTTCGTAAACGTCCTCTATACGTCGCAACAACCGCGGCAAGTGAAGATAGGCGTGAGCGTAAACCAGATGGCCAATGTCAGAGAGCTGAGAGAGATCTTGGCCAGTGACACCGGTATCGATGAGAATCACATGTTACTCACGGAAATTCACGACGAAGGATTTCACAGGTAGAACTTCATTGCTGTACGGACAAGCCTATTAAATAGATCGGTATCGCGTTAATTTTCCACTACTTTgtttgttatttattgtttacaGAACTTTCTCCGATTGCCAACCTCTATCTGTGATTACGGAAAATGACCCGCTCTACTGTATAGAACTGCCACAGCTGAAAGAACCAGCGGAGCAAGCGTATATCTTACTCGTGTGGATCAACGTTCTCACAAAAGGAGATCTAAGACAGCGTTTTAGCAGTCCGTACACTATGCAAGTGTCTAGAGAAACGTCGTACGAAGATCTACAAAAACTCTTGTTGAAGGAGATGCATAGTGTTCTGGCAGACGATGTTCTTACGTCGAGTCAGAGTCCTGGACTGTTTAACATTCGTGTTGCGGACCCCGCTGCTACACCTATTCAGGACGAGCATCCATGTATAGATCCCTGTGTGGAGCACCCTCTTTACACAGAGCAGATCGAACAAGCGTTGGCCCTTTGTGCCGATGACTCCGGTCCTCAACATGTAAAATTAATTCTAGAGTGGGACGAAGCCACTAAGTGTAATATTATTCAAGATGACAATGATCAAATCGAAGAGCACGCCAGTGTGAAGCAATTAAAAACGAATTCAGAACTAGGAGGAGCTGTTACTTTGGAAGAATGCTTCGATTTGTATACGAGAGCCGAGATATTAGGGGCAGAGGACGCGTGGCACTGTCCGTATTGCAATAAGAAGCAAGAGGTGGTGAAGAAGTTGGGACTTTGGTCTTTACCTGATATCTTAGTTATTCATCTAAAAAGATTTCGACAACAGTCTAAACAAAGGTCTACGTCGAAATTGACCATGTTAGTCGATTTTCCTTTGTACGGTTTCGATATGACTCCACATCTTGCTCATAATGGAGTACAAACGCATAATAACGTTAGTAGTTTAGGTGGTCTAGGTTGGTCGCCTTGGAAGAAACCCAGACCACGCCAacaaaatattccaaaatacGACGAAAACGTTTACGATCTTTATGCGATTTGTAATCATCATGGGCAAGATTTACAGGGAGGTCACTATACCGCGTTCTGTCGGAATCCGTACGATACTCAGTGGTATTGTTTCGACGATACCCGAGTAGAGGCCGTGAACGATACCAATTTAATAACAAACGCTGCGTACATGTTATTTTATCAACGAAGAGGGTTAACTAATAATTCTGGAAATTCTTCGGCTGCTTCCACAAGCTCAGCCGGATCCGGACTTGATCATTGGGTCTCGAAAATGCCGcctttttatttcaacaacaagACTAATAACAACGTTtcaaataacaatcaaagtaAATCGCAGGAAGTGTTGTGTCAAGATAAgatcgtggaagaaaagaacatAACGAATTTCAATAGGGGATGTCGCAATTACGCTACTTTACAACCCAAGAAAAGGAATGTTGCGACAGAAACGGATATCGGTCAGATTGATCATTACTCAGACGATGAAGCACCATGCAGAAGAGAATGGGTAAGTTCAGAACCAACAACGTATAATTTTGGACCCTGGACAATGTACGAGTattctctttttaattttgGTGTATATGTATGCTTTCAGGCCTCACCGAAGCCTGTTCGAAAAATGTCGTCCATTACGTTAATACCGCAATCTACGATAATTCACAGTGCCAGTAGTGATCCAGACACAACGATAATACACGAGTCGACGTTGTAACACACAATTTAAGCCAGATCTGGTCTGGCTCGAGCAACGCTCAATGTATAGTGCCTGGAACATGGTGTGTAAACGATCAGAGACAAATTAGAACTGAAGACAATTTTTCAAGACAATTTCTCGCGGAATTTAAGTCCATTCGTTTCGTATCGAAGACTTAACATAGTCcgtttagaaaatattttgttccgaatttatacattaaaaaaaaaatgcttttcttttatattatctaACGATCGACCGAGCAAAGAATATTAAGAGCCTCTctaatttctttgttttgatatcgaagaaaaaaaatgaaactgcgACATTAAACGGATGTTTGTTGACAATGCAAGCGTAACTGGAGGCATTagtgatttttgtatttatatcgTGTTTACACAAACTGCGTGAATTGTATTGTACATTCTAGTTGTTAGAAGACTTTTTAAGGAAAggacaaatattatattcagTATCAAAAACTACGAATCCCTTATTTACGAATTGTCTATTGTTAATACGTAGATTTTCAACGCAATAGGTAATTAATGTTCTACATATGTCCAGCAAGAATGTACGTGTGTCAAAGAAACTTTGTAcgcgaaattttttaaaacacgCGATTCA is a genomic window of Bombus huntii isolate Logan2020A chromosome 1, iyBomHunt1.1, whole genome shotgun sequence containing:
- the LOC126865172 gene encoding ubiquitin carboxyl-terminal hydrolase 31-like — translated: MNGENASAVMKSVSEGKLGVEEVKLPKLKTQDSVSRLKCTFTLSRNPFHSASRMLRRRAKQNRDSKDGGSAAGTKDRHNMQQHQQQVESMQQNIGRLHGSQSYPDRSGMKKVFRRPSWRKFINKMVQHMSNVGTQNHKTSHRDDLGSSAGDIRVPPPRPAHIPPDKVPGVIGLRNHGNTCFMNAVLQCLSHTDILAEYFVLDQYKIDLSRRNKLNSKKYGTKGEITEQLALLLKAIWSCQYDPEMSTAFKSVVDKYGSQYRGNLQHDAQEFLLWLLDKVHEDLNQATKKKYKIIKNSFGRPDDIVAAETLANHVRCNNSFVHAVFQAQFRSSLTCPRCHRQSNTFDPFLCVSVPVPQNHRQMNLFVNVLYTSQQPRQVKIGVSVNQMANVRELREILASDTGIDENHMLLTEIHDEGFHRTFSDCQPLSVITENDPLYCIELPQLKEPAEQAYILLVWINVLTKGDLRQRFSSPYTMQVSRETSYEDLQKLLLKEMHSVLADDVLTSSQSPGLFNIRVADPAATPIQDEHPCIDPCVEHPLYTEQIEQALALCADDSGPQHVKLILEWDEATKCNIIQDDNDQIEEHASVKQLKTNSELGGAVTLEECFDLYTRAEILGAEDAWHCPYCNKKQEVVKKLGLWSLPDILVIHLKRFRQQSKQRSTSKLTMLVDFPLYGFDMTPHLAHNGVQTHNNVSSLGGLGWSPWKKPRPRQQNIPKYDENVYDLYAICNHHGQDLQGGHYTAFCRNPYDTQWYCFDDTRVEAVNDTNLITNAAYMLFYQRRGLTNNSGNSSAASTSSAGSGLDHWVSKMPPFYFNNKTNNNVSNNNQSKSQEVLCQDKIVEEKNITNFNRGCRNYATLQPKKRNVATETDIGQIDHYSDDEAPCRREWASPKPVRKMSSITLIPQSTIIHSASSDPDTTIIHESTL